The following are encoded in a window of Bacillota bacterium genomic DNA:
- a CDS encoding branched-chain amino acid ABC transporter substrate-binding protein, protein SPCGYDALRLLAEAIKENGEDRDAISDHLSQVENFPGAIGEITFDENGDVHVPLKLLKIENGDFVPFEVGQN, encoded by the coding sequence AGCCCGTGTGGTTATGACGCCCTCAGGTTATTGGCGGAAGCAATCAAAGAAAACGGTGAAGACAGGGATGCCATTAGTGATCACCTATCCCAGGTGGAGAATTTCCCCGGGGCCATTGGCGAAATTACTTTTGACGAAAATGGGGATGTGCATGTGCCATTAAAACTTCTCAAAATAGAAAACGGCGATTTCGTACCGTTTGAAGTTGGACAAAATTAG
- a CDS encoding maleate cis-trans isomerase — translation MIGWRARLGFILPSINVVLEQETTKILPPGISGHFARARTSDDTYDELIRMGKEAPKAAEELADAEVDAIAFTCTAASFLEGPDYNREIENRIQEITGIPAITTSSAIVRAQHALGLKKVVLISPYEEWLNERAKVFLEAQGIEVLAMEGLGVIDVHIADVHPEEVYKLARTLLLNNKEADGIFISCTDLRSAEILDVLESDVGKPVLSSNQATIWAMLQTIGLKVPIEGFGSLLRDHL, via the coding sequence ATGATAGGTTGGAGAGCGCGACTAGGCTTTATTCTACCTTCAATAAACGTTGTGCTGGAACAAGAAACGACAAAGATTTTGCCCCCGGGTATTTCTGGACATTTTGCCCGTGCACGAACAAGTGATGATACCTATGATGAACTTATCCGTATGGGCAAAGAAGCGCCCAAGGCTGCGGAAGAACTTGCGGACGCGGAAGTTGACGCCATTGCTTTTACATGTACGGCAGCCAGCTTTCTTGAGGGACCGGATTATAATCGGGAAATAGAAAACAGAATCCAAGAGATAACAGGGATACCGGCCATTACAACTTCATCCGCCATAGTGCGAGCACAGCACGCCTTGGGATTGAAGAAAGTTGTGCTTATTTCACCTTACGAAGAATGGCTAAATGAGAGGGCGAAAGTATTTCTTGAAGCTCAAGGGATAGAAGTTTTAGCAATGGAAGGCTTAGGTGTCATTGACGTACACATTGCAGACGTACATCCGGAAGAAGTGTATAAACTTGCCCGTACGCTATTGTTGAATAATAAGGAAGCCGACGGCATTTTTATTAGCTGTACCGATTTAAGATCCGCGGAGATACTGGATGTACTCGAGTCAGATGTTGGTAAACCCGTTCTTTCAAGCAATCAGGCGACAATATGGGCAATGCTTCAAACCATTGGGCTAAAGGTTCCCATCGAAGGGTTTGGCTCGCTTCTGCGGGATCATTTGTAA
- a CDS encoding branched-chain amino acid ABC transporter permease: MYVLQYIINGITLGSLYALIALGYSMVYGVLYFINFAHGDVAMIGAFLCFAVLMNKCHLPAIVAILGAIILSALVGVIIEKSAYKPLRNAPRLSMIISSLGISMLLANGAQVIWGVATLPVPPVIPVKVYQFGVVMTNSLQLTILIMSTMLMVALQLLVNKTKLGLAMRATSFSMDTAHVMGIDTDKVVSQTFAIGSALAAAAGIMMGIYYATIYPTMGATIGIKAFVSAVFGGIGNIPGAMLGGLLLGLVEELGSAYISSGYRDAIAFGILIIVLLIKPSGLLGSARGVDRA; encoded by the coding sequence ATGTATGTTTTACAGTATATAATCAATGGCATCACTCTCGGCAGTTTATATGCCCTTATTGCGTTAGGTTACAGCATGGTATACGGTGTGCTTTATTTTATCAATTTTGCCCATGGTGATGTTGCCATGATAGGTGCCTTCCTTTGTTTTGCCGTGCTAATGAATAAGTGTCATCTTCCGGCCATCGTAGCCATCCTAGGGGCTATAATTCTGTCGGCATTGGTTGGCGTTATCATTGAAAAGAGTGCCTATAAGCCCTTAAGAAACGCGCCTAGGCTGTCGATGATTATTAGTTCACTGGGCATTTCAATGTTGCTTGCCAATGGCGCCCAAGTTATATGGGGGGTAGCGACATTACCTGTACCGCCGGTTATACCGGTTAAGGTTTACCAGTTTGGTGTCGTTATGACGAACTCGCTTCAACTAACGATACTCATAATGTCCACCATGCTCATGGTAGCACTGCAGCTGCTGGTCAATAAAACCAAGTTAGGCCTTGCCATGCGTGCCACCTCTTTTAGCATGGATACAGCGCATGTAATGGGGATTGATACAGACAAGGTCGTTTCCCAGACGTTTGCTATTGGCTCCGCCTTGGCAGCAGCAGCCGGCATAATGATGGGAATTTATTATGCTACTATTTACCCAACCATGGGTGCCACCATTGGAATAAAAGCATTTGTGTCCGCCGTGTTCGGAGGAATAGGCAATATACCGGGGGCGATGCTGGGGGGCCTATTGCTGGGGCTGGTGGAGGAACTAGGCAGTGCGTATATTTCGTCAGGTTATCGCGATGCCATAGCTTTCGGCATTCTCATTATTGTGCTCTTGATTAAGCCAAGTGGATTACTAGGGAGCGCCAGGGGGGTAGACAGAGCATGA
- a CDS encoding branched-chain amino acid ABC transporter permease, producing the protein MSTMKIEKMWPAILAIVVVIGLMPLVIKDQYIIHVGVFLFMYIALASSLNIIVGFTGQPNFAHATFFGVGAYAAALAALKLGTPFLFNLILAGVVSSLFGLVIGLPSLRLKGHYLAIVTIGFGQIIRLIEINWDRFTGGPMGLPGIPTAAIGGYSFDRNAFYYFSLLLAIVILGAIYKLTNSRIGRALMSIRDDEMASEALGVNTRYYKIYSFVLSTFLAGLCGAVYAHYVSFVSPDTFTHDDSITLICMVVLGGGGTFLGPILGATVLMLAPELFRFASYYRYIIIGLVMVVAIMVREGVFLQPLRTFVARIKGIGLRRED; encoded by the coding sequence ATGAGCACCATGAAAATAGAAAAGATGTGGCCCGCGATTTTGGCGATTGTGGTCGTAATTGGGCTGATGCCGCTTGTTATAAAAGACCAGTACATCATTCACGTAGGTGTATTTCTCTTTATGTACATTGCCCTCGCATCAAGCCTCAATATAATTGTTGGATTCACAGGGCAGCCTAACTTTGCGCACGCTACCTTTTTTGGGGTTGGAGCCTATGCAGCTGCTCTGGCTGCTTTAAAACTAGGTACACCTTTCTTGTTTAATCTAATTCTAGCTGGGGTTGTTTCATCTTTGTTCGGGCTGGTCATTGGCCTGCCTTCTTTGCGGCTGAAGGGGCATTACCTAGCAATTGTCACTATTGGTTTTGGACAAATCATAAGGCTAATTGAGATTAATTGGGATAGATTTACCGGCGGCCCCATGGGATTACCTGGGATACCGACGGCTGCTATTGGCGGATACAGTTTTGATCGGAACGCATTTTATTATTTTAGTCTTCTGCTTGCTATTGTTATTTTAGGCGCTATCTACAAACTGACCAATTCACGCATTGGACGTGCTTTAATGAGCATCCGGGATGACGAGATGGCATCAGAAGCCCTTGGAGTAAATACCCGTTACTACAAAATATACAGTTTCGTTTTATCCACATTCTTAGCCGGGTTATGTGGGGCTGTTTATGCTCACTACGTTAGCTTTGTCAGTCCGGATACGTTTACACATGATGATTCCATCACTTTGATCTGTATGGTAGTTCTGGGAGGAGGAGGCACCTTTCTTGGGCCGATCCTTGGGGCAACTGTCCTAATGCTAGCACCGGAACTTTTTAGATTTGCTTCCTACTATCGGTATATCATTATTGGCCTGGTTATGGTGGTCGCCATAATGGTTCGTGAGGGAGTATTTCTCCAACCGTTAAGAACCTTTGTGGCGCGCATCAAAGGTATAGGTTTAAGGCGAGAAGATTAG